Genomic segment of Gloeocapsa sp. PCC 7428:
AGAGTAGCAAAAAACAGGCTACTGATTGCCCATACTATTTTTTGAGAGTGAACAAGCTTTGATAGGCAAAATATCGAGGCAGTAACAAACAGATTTGCTCCTATCCAAGCAACACCACTATAGCCTCGCATCCAATTATGTGCGGCTGCGGGTGTAAAGCAATAGATCGAGGTACACACAAGTAAGCCAACAAATAAGAGGCGCGATCGCCGTAAGTTCTTTGGGAGCAGCACTGCTAAAAGTATGGCTTGTACGCACGCAAACAAAAAGGTAATGCACGATAAACCGATGTTTGAACCTTTTGTCGCAATCATGTTGATGGCGTAAATAATTACCGGAATTAAGACTAAGTGTTCATTTGCACGAACTAACCAGTCGGTAGGATGTGGTGAAAAGCCATTGATTGAATAAAAATGACCAATAATATTCCAGTAATCGTAAGTGGAAATTTCGCCCGACCGCGTAATCCAATAAAAAATATAGGCAGCCGGTAGCAAAATAACGATCAAGGCAACAGCGCGAGTAAGTCTACGTTTGTAAGGCATAGGATATATTCCGCGTAGCTGCTGAAAAGATGTATTGTACCTGTTATGCGATCGTTTTTAATAGCTTACCGTGGATTTTAGTTGAGCTATTTAATGATTAGAGTATATTGATCAAAAGTAATAACAACGATTGTTACCAAAGTTACATCGCCATTCCAGTTTTGCGGTAAAACTTCCATAATATTTGCACGCAGTCTAAGCGAAATACACAAAAGTTATCTTTTATCAGAAATAAAAAGCTTCATTTTTCACCAAAGGTCTGTTAAATTTATGAAAATCTTTTTTGCTGTGTTTTTTAAGTTTTTCCCTAACTTTTATGCCAAACAATTTCATCGTTATTACCTCTATAAATTCTCCTACAGAAGCTCTCAAAAAATTTAGCCTCATGCCAGATTGGCAAGTCATTTTAGTTGCTGACTTGAAGACGCCTAAAGACTGGCAGTTGGACAACGTCAAAGTTTTATCAGTAGAAGAACAAAAAACGCTTCCTTTTACAATTCTCAAATATTTACCTTGGAATCATTACGCGCGCAAAAATATTGGCTATCTTTATGCAATGTTGCAGGGAGCAGAGTTAATTTACGAAACTGATGATGACAATATTCCCTACGATTCATGGCATGGATTTCATCCTGTTCAGCTTCAAGCTAAAGCATATACAAGTTCAACTAAATTTTTTAATGCATACTCTTATTTTTGTGAAGCAAATATATGGCCTAGGGGATTTCCTTTGACAGCAATTCATAGCCCAACAGAATTGCAAATAGCAAATGAGTTTATATCTGCGCCTGTGCAGCAAGGTTTGGCAGATCTCGATCCGGATGTTGATGCCATTTACCGACTTGCAATTGGCAAGGAAGTGAAATTTTCTCAACGAGAGCCAGTATTTTTAGCACCTGGCACTTATTGCCCTTTCAACTCACAAAATACGCTTTGGTACCCAGAAGCTTTTCAATATATGTATCTCCCTGCTTTTGTTTTCAACAGACTAACTGATATTTGGAGAGGCTATATAGCACAACACTTTTTACATCAGAAAGCGCAGGGAGTATTGTTTTGTAATGCTAGCGTATACCAAGAACGAAACTATCACAAACTATTGCACGATTTTATCGAAGAAATCGACCTTTATACTAGAACGGAAGAACTGATTAATGTTCTAAATGAATACACTTCTCATTCTCAAGATTTTGCTGGCATCATGCAACATTTACATCAACATCACTTTGTTAAAGACGAAGAAGTTGTGCTGTTTGATTCTTGGCTAGAAGATTTAAGATCATTAAAATTAGTCTGACGTAAAAAAGAATTACCGATTTGAAATTCTCGCAGTAGCATTTTGACTTCAGCAATTCCTGTAGGAATAGAAGCAAAATTCGTATTACCCGCAACTCGCATACCTTCGATAGTTGGAAATTCACTGATTTTGAGCCTTGCTTTTAAGGCTCTAATTACCATTTGATAGTCAATAGTGCAGTCCGTTTTGTCAAGGCGCAAGCGATCAAATGCTTCGCAAGTAATTGCTCTAAACCCTTGAACGACATCTGTCACGCGACATTTACGACTTCCAAAAGCAGTATTAGCAATGAAGGCAAAACCTAAATTTGCCCATTTACGAAACTTGAAAACTTTGTCATCGTCTTCGTTATAACTTCCTGCAATCATCCGCGACGCGATGACGAGTTCGTAGCCAATATCCAAGGCTTCAATAAATTTTGATAAATCTTTAGGATTCTCATTCCCATCAGGATGAAAGAATACCATTGCATCACTTTTGCAATGCACTCTTGCTGCAAGTGTAGCGCCACCTAAGCCAGGGATAGATTGCTGAAAGACAGGTATACCATAATAACTAAAAACTTCACAGGTTTTGTCTTTTGAATGACCATCAATCGCATAAACTTCGTCAAAGATGCTCAAATCTACTTTAGGTAAAGTAGCTATTAATCCTGCTTCTTCATTTTTAGTAATAAAAACTAAAGCAACTTTCACCTTGTTAACTCCTCACACTCTATTTCTATAAAGTAAGAACTTACGATTTTCCTTCCACAGTCTTTGGAGAAGATGTAGGAATCTCATATAGTTTTTGGTCGGTGGCGTTGTATGCCCAAGCCCTAATATTTACACTCTGCTGCGGTGGCAAATTTAACTTATTGAAGTAAATATTCCACCCCGATGTTAGTGATTTGATATCCTTCAAGAATTCTACTACATCTGGTCTATATATAGAAGTCGATCCAATACTTAAAAGTTTTAAATCCGCAGGAGAATCAATTAAGTTATAAGTTAAAAAGATGGCATTTTCATGAGGAGTTTGAGTAGGTGGTAAAAAACTCCAACCCGAAGCCACAACATCAAGTCTATTATTACTCTCTAAAGTAGCTACGCTATCAAAAAAACCTACTGTACTATTTGGAATTGGTACTAATATTTCATTAAGCTTACTTTCGCTTCCTCTATAAATCCAAAACCAATTATCATGAATATATTTATATGGGCGATAGTTTTGCCAGATATATTGGTGAACTAAAAGATGTGAAGTTTCCTTAGCAACTCCATCTATACCATTGCCTAAAGATTTATTGGAGTACAATATAATCTCTGGTTTTTGTTGCTGTAAGTCTTTGACTAACTCCTGTTGACTACTAGTAGATGTTGAGTAAATAAGATACCAGTATTTAGAACAAGGTTTTAGTTGAAACATCCTGTACCAAATACCTTCAGAAGTAAGTGTATAAAAACATCTCTGTTTACTAAGATCTGCTTTCAATTGCTTTGCTGCTTCTTGATACTGTACGTTGATTAAGTCTGAGTTTGAACTAGTTAGTAATGATTGAGCTAAGGAAGGATAATTACGCAGATGAAAAATATCAGTAGCACTCGTAACAGAATTGAAGTTAATAAAACTACAAATAATCAAAAAAGCTGTAAGCGTAGTCAGCCAGTACTTTGTGTAAATGTTTCGTATAGGTGACATTTTAGCGATCGCTGCTATAAAACAAAACATAGAGAAAAATCCTGGAGAAATTATATGTCCTCCATCACTTCTCCCTAGGGCAACACGCATAAGTAAAATAGCAGCTAGTAGCAAGAAAATAGTTATACCATTTTCCAATAAAAATCCCCGAATTCTTTTACCAAGCCCAAAGCATTCTACACGGAGTTTAAGTAGAAGAATCGCAAGGGTTATAGATTGCAGAAAAATAGGTAGCCAATTCAGGATTTCATATATGTATATTCGTACTGTAGGGTATGGCAAAGAGGTAAATAATCCACTAACTCTTGACCAGTAAAGTATTTGACTTAAAGACGTAGGAATGAAATTAAAACCTAAAATAAGAGAAAATAATAAGCAACCTAGCAGGATTGACCCTAGAGAAGTTAAAAGGCTTTTTATAAAAAAAACTCTATCTCTTACAATAGCGATATATCCGAGTAAGCAAAAATAGATAACTATAAAATAAGTAGCACGGTCATAAACATAAAAAAGGCTAAGAGGTATTGAAAAACCAATTAATCCAGGATAAATAAAATTAAAATTATATTCAGTTTTTTTACTATTAGGATTAATTTCTGCTAGCAGGCGTAACCACCTAATAGTTAAAAACATTTGAAAGAAAAAGACTGTATCTCTATCTATAGGTGCTAATATGACATTATAAAGAGAAAAATAAATCAAACTTAATATAAATAATATTTTCCACTTATCATCTTTAGAAATATAAGTAGCTAATTCAAATAAAATAGCAAAAGAAAAAATAATTGCTAATAAGAATTGGCTATAAAGTACAAAGAAAGAAGCAGCGATATCTTTTTCGTACCCCCCTATATAAAAACCTATAATACCAGGTAAAACGTTTAATCCAAATCCATGAATCATAACATAGGCTTCATTAAAGAAAGCCTTGGAATTGGATAAAAAAGCCATAGATAAACCAATTTTTTCTCCATAATGAAAGTTATCATTAACTAAGCCAGGAGTTAGCATAGGCTGGGTTGCATTGAGTGTCCAACAACCTATTAGGACTAATAATATAAGAGGTAGGTACCTTTTGCTTTGAAACAAATTAAGCAATACTCCTTTTATAGGTTGAATTTTAATTTTAAATTTTGTTTTGTTATTAATTAGTGTATCTACCAGTAAAATCAATAAACTTGGGGTGAGAAATAAGACAAGATAAATTGCAATATTAGTAAAAGGATTTCTTCCTTCTATCACCACCCTAGAAACAACTCCATAAGTTTTTACTAGCTGAAGATTTAAAGAATTAGCAAAAGGTAATAAAACCCACCAACAGACAAGAGTTATTAAAAAGAGATATAGAAGTTTTTTAACCATATAAAACAACTGAGTATGATATTAGATATGCGTGTAATAAATCGTTTTCTTTTTTTAGAGTCATAAATATTACTGATAAAAAAACGAATCATCTAATTATAATTTCGGGAGTATTAGTTAATTGTGTAGCCTCCCTAGCTTCAGAGTCATAAGCCCAAGCTTTAAGCGTTAGCGATTTGTCCGGTAAGGTAGAAGCATCTAAATTTATATTCCAGCCAGAATTAGCAAACGCAGAATTGTTTAAAACTTTGGCGACATCTGGTCTTTCTACATTTACTGGAGCGACTGCAACTACAGCATTGTTGTCTCCATATGTAATAATGACGTTATCTGCTGGTCTTCCTTTGTTAGCAAGAATAGCCCACCCGTAGATATTTATAGGCTCAGTTCCAGATACTTCTATTCGCGAAGCATTGGAACCATTGACACCATCGAAGAAGCCTTGCGCACCTGTGGAAGTTGTTCTAAAATTAATCTCTCCTACGTTAGTTACTCCAGGAATACTGACCCCAGCAGGTAGTTTAGTTGTTTGTGGCGGTGGGCTGGTTGCATCTGGAGGTATCGTCGTGGTTTGATTAGCAGGAGCGCAAGCAGCTAAGACAATAGTTGCGATCGCGCTTAAAGAGGTTATATGTAGCGACTTTTGAATTCTAATCATAATTTCCTTTTCTACCTAGCAAATTGGTTATGGCTATGAAAATGACGCTCCAAATCATTTTTTCAGACCACCAAGTTGATAAAGTAGGTATACAAAAAGTGCTTAGATTGCTAAAAAGTTTACTACATAACTTGCTAAAATTCTCTTTTCGCACACAAAATAAGATATATTTATTTTTTTGATACCTACTCGCTTGACTTGCGGATAATTACAATAAATTCCATTTGATTTTTTTGCAGCAGTTCGAGTTCAATCGGTAGAGATAAAGAATTTCGGCAGTATAGTAATAATTCTAAAAATTCTATTTGTGTCCAAACATGAAAATGGATACTGTAGTTGATGTTCAGCAGATTTTTTGCTCTAGTCGTAATGTCGCTATCCGCAGCTTTTTCAACAAGTCTAGCCCATTCTTCGTAGTGAAGCTTCTCTGACCAACTTCCGCCTTCTTCATAGTCGCGAATGATGTGTTCTAATGGCGTTATTGGGCGATCGCAGTCGAATGTATAGCGTTTATCTGGTACAGCCATATATATGACTCCACCAGGTTTTAAAACTCTTAACCAATTTTCTAAAGAAAATATTGGATTCTGACAATGTTCGATAACATGATTAGCAATGACAAAATCTAGCGACGCATCGGGTATAGAAGTAAGCTTTTCACCGTCATCAATAATATCTGGCTCAACTAAGTTGTAGGCTGCTAACTCTGGGTATTGTTGTCTTAACTGATCGACAGTAATTCTATCGACATAATGGACTTCTACTGTATTGGGAACTGGTAGAGGTGAATGTAAAGCACCTATTTCAATACCTGTACCAGTTAAATATTTAGTGGCAATTTGGCGACGTAAGTCTTTGTCTACATTAGCCGTATCACTTGGTAGTTTTCTATTTGATAAAAGGAAGTTAAGCTTACGTGCTAATGTGCTAACCGAGCTATTCACTACCTTCAGTTTCATTTATGACTCGACTTTATTGAGTATTTAGCATAAAGACTGCTGCCAAGCAAGATAACTGAAATTGAGATTTGATTTTGTCTGTGCGTTTACATTACAAAGCTATACATTAATACCGTAATCTTCGCGATCGCGCGTCAAGTTGGGGCTATAACAAGGATCGTTATCAATAAATTTTCGCCATTTGCTCAGTAGATAATCCGCCTCTTTGCGGAGTCTAGCCATTTTTTCGGGAGTATCTTCGTAGCCTCTACTTTTAGATTCGTAGTGGTACAAAACAACGTGAGGTAAATAAACATTTTTGTAGCCTAAATTGCTCATTTTTAGACATAGATCGATATCGTTGTAAGCAACAGCTAAAGTTTCATCAAATCCACCGATTTCTGCGAAAACTTCGCGCCGACACATCAAACACGCGCCAGTAATCGCCGAATAGTTATTAATCGTTTTTACCTGACACACATAACCAGGTGTAGTTGCTGGAAAATGTCGATGGCTATGCGCCGCAACACCGCCTAACCCTAATACGACACCAGCGTGTTGAATCGAATTATCTGGATACAACAATAGCGCGCCTACTGCGCCAATTGATGCTCTTTGAGCTTGTTCTACCATTGCTTCGAGCCAGTCTGGCGTGACGACTTCAGTATCGTTATTTAAGAATAGTAAATAATCTCCTTCGGCTTTACTCGCCGCGTAGTTATTCAGATGAGAATAGTTAAAAGGAATATCAAGTGGATAACACTTGAAACGTTCTGGTTGTCGGTCTAACCATTGTGAAATAATTTTTAAAGTCTTTTCTTCGGTGCTGCCGTTGTCTATGACAATAACTTCGTAGTTAGGATAAGTACTTTTTTGAAAAATTGATTCTAGACATTTATTTAAAATCGTGCCGAGGTTGCGCGTGGGAATAATAATACTAACTCGCTTGTAGTGAGAAATTTCGTACCGTACGCTATAGTTTCCAGGAAATTCAGGAATTCCAGTTACCCTTCCTGGTTCATGGCGTCGCGTTAACGCTTCCGCGATCGCTTTTTCGGCGGCTATATGTGCATACGATTTAACACTGGCTACACCCGCTGCGGTTGATTCGGGATGAACTCGCCAGTGATAAAGTATTTTAGGTATGTGAAAGATGTTTGTCGTTTTTTCCGTTAGCCGTAAAACTAAATCGTAATCTTGGCTACCTTCGTAACCGATGCGAAAACCACCAATTTGCTCAATCAGCGATCGCCTGTAAGTTCCCAAATGACACGTATACATTCGCGATAGAAACGAATCAGGACACCAATCAGGCTTAAAGAATGGATCTTGAAGACGATTTTGTTGGTCTATCTTATCTTCATCCGAGTAGATCATATCTGCTTGGGGATGCCGATTTAGCAGTAAAGCCATTTCATACAACGCATCTGGAGTTAGACAATCATCGTGATCGAGTAAAGCAATAAATTCCCCTGTCGCTAACTCTAGCGCCGAATTAGAAGCACGCGAGATATGACCATTTTCTTCGCGAAACACAACTTTAATGCGAGGATCTTGACGCGCATACTCTTCTAACACTGACTTAACATACGGTTTAGTCGAAGCATCATCAGCAATACACAATTCCCAATAAGGATAAATTTGCTCTAACACCGAAGCGATCGCCGCCCGCAAAAATTGTTCTGGCGGATTGAACACTGGCATAATCACGCTGATGATAGGCTTGTAGGGAAAGATTTCCACCGTTTCAGCCATTTTTTTTAAATCGGCTTCTCTGGGAAAATTCTTGCTTAACCAGCGCGCGTATTGTTCTTGATGCGGCGCAGCGATCGTCCCGACTTCAACAGTTGCGGGTGAAGTATCAAGCTTGTAGTAGATTTTCTTAGCAGCTTGTGAGAGGGCGTACCGCGTACCTTTGACACGCAACACTGCATAATAATGTTTGAGCCGTGATAATAAACTCATTGGTTTAACTTTGGCACTCGCAAAGCTTAGTAATGTCGCTTCGTGACGCGCCGCATTGTACGCCCAGGCTTGAAGCTGAATTTTTCCGCCTGGGAAATCGGTGAGATTGAGTGTCGCACTCCAACCTGATTTTTGGTAAGCAGGGTTACTGAAAGCTTGCGCGACATCTGGTCTTTCTGAATTAACCAAAGCAACTGCAACTAACTGACGATTTTTACCGTAGGTGATGATGACGCAATCTGCGGTTTTCTTCTCATCTGGCAAAATTGCCCAGCCTCTAGCAATGACAGGTGTTGTCTTAGGGACTTCGATTGCTGTCGGGTTGACACCATCGATACTATCAAAGCAGCCATTTAAGGTTTTTGGCGCAGCGTTGAATTTGATTTCCTTGAGATTCAGATGAAAATCGCTTTCAGTACTATTAACTGGTGCTGGTGTGATAGATTTTTGCATGGTTGGTAGACGATCAGTGCGCATTAATTGCTTGAAGCCAAACCACAGATTACGCAATCTCCAGAATTTACTACTCTCCATTGCATTGATAAGCGATCGCGATCGCACTAGATCAGCTTGCGTTTGTTTTAGCTGTGATTGTGAGTGTTCTAATTCCGTTTTTATTTGCGCAAGTTGTAACTGTGAGTGTTCTAATTCTTCGTGCTTTTGCTGCAATTGCGATCGCGCGTGCGCTGATTCAGCCTGCAATTGCTCAATTTGCCATTGCGATGTTTCTAGTTGGATTTGGAAGTGTTCAACTTCTGATTGTGCTTGCTCTAATTGTGATTGCGAACTTTCTAGTTCCACTTGAATATGCTGTATTTGCGATTGCGAATTCTCTAGTTCTACTTGCATATGGTGCAGTTGTGCTTGCGTTAACCCTAATTGCACAACAAGTTGCGAATACTGTTCGCTTAATTCTGTATATCTGCTTTTATGATCGCCTGGATAAGCTCGTAAGATAAATTGCAGCGTTTCCGTTTCTGCTTCTTGTTCTAATTTTTGAATAAGTTCGCTACTAAAATCTGCTTTGTTTAACTGCGGAATTAATGGTGTATCTGCAAAGATTGGCAGTTTTGTCCGCTCTAAAACATCAATTACATAACCTGTCTTTTCAAATAAATCTTCTACTGTTTTTTTTGTAAAAAATCGTAAATGGGTATTGTCTAAAATTCCCAATTCTGTATATTCAAATTTACCTTGTAGCAACGCCAACCGAATTGATCCGTGAGCAATGTTAGGAATAGAAGCAACAACAAATCCGTCGGAACTTAACAAATGCTGAGTTTCTTTTAGCACTCTCCACGGATCGCGCAAGTGTTCCAAAACATCGCCAAAGATTGCAACATCAAAACTTTGTGGCGGTAAAATTTCAGCAAGGTGAACGATATCTAAATCAGCAACAACAACTTGCTTGCAGTAGTGTTCGGCGATTTTTGCCGCTTCTGGATTGATTTCAACGCCTGTAACTTCACACCCCTGCTGTTGTAGTAATCGTGCAAGATAACCCGTAGCACAACCAAAATCGATAACTCGCTTGTTTTCTCCAACTAAGTAGTATATTTTTTTTAAACTATGATTATCATCTAAACTCTCTATAGTGATATTTTCAGCGGCAGGATAGTTTTTATGACTGAGATTCATACATTTTTCATGCCTATACTTGCACGGCGGACACGTTAGAGAAATTGCGGCTTACTTCAACTGACATCGGTAAATCGACTAACGCATGAATATTTTTACCCGTATCTGGGGGTAACACTTGAAAAACGAGGGCATTGTCGATCCAATCAAAAGTAACCGAAGTATAATCCTCTGAACCGGCAACGGTCACACTGTAAGACACAGGTCTTAATGGTAGTTTAAATTTAAATTGCACGGTGAGTTTCTCGCCTGGAGATAACTTGCCAATTTGGAGATTTTCCTCCCACGTGTTACTGCCAATAATTTCGTTACCATTCTTATCGCACACAAAAAAGCCGACGATACATCCTTGCAACGGCTCATAAACTGCCAAATCGATGAGCAGCGTTACCTCTTCATTAAAGTTAAAAACTAAATTGTCTCTAGAATATTCTCCTAAAGAGTTTAAAATTTTCACATCTTGAATTAAAGCCTTACGATTTCCTCGTCTATGCGGCTTGCCGTTGTTGCCGTTACGATTGGCGATGCTGCGAGTAAATTCGGGTGGGTCGCTTGAAATGCGATCGCTCATATCAAAAGCACCATGGCTTTCTAGCGGTGTTGGTTGTTCAGTATCATTAAGTAATCCTAGTTCTTCTCTGGTGACAAGTTTCATGTACTCGATAATCACGGCATTTGGCGAACCTGTCGTGTAAATTCTGCCTTCATGCAGCATCACGGCGGAGTTACACA
This window contains:
- a CDS encoding STELLO glycosyltransferase family protein, whose amino-acid sequence is MPNNFIVITSINSPTEALKKFSLMPDWQVILVADLKTPKDWQLDNVKVLSVEEQKTLPFTILKYLPWNHYARKNIGYLYAMLQGAELIYETDDDNIPYDSWHGFHPVQLQAKAYTSSTKFFNAYSYFCEANIWPRGFPLTAIHSPTELQIANEFISAPVQQGLADLDPDVDAIYRLAIGKEVKFSQREPVFLAPGTYCPFNSQNTLWYPEAFQYMYLPAFVFNRLTDIWRGYIAQHFLHQKAQGVLFCNASVYQERNYHKLLHDFIEEIDLYTRTEELINVLNEYTSHSQDFAGIMQHLHQHHFVKDEEVVLFDSWLEDLRSLKLV
- a CDS encoding ABC transporter ATP-binding protein yields the protein MGEIVISLNNVSKCFKRYARPVDRLKEILLPHQSSADEFWALRDINLEVPKGQTLGVVGRNGSGKSTLLQILAGTLQPTTGQVTVNGRISALLELGSGFNPEFTGRQNVFFNGRLLGLNHQEIEAKFDEIAGFADIGDFIDQPVKTYSSGMFVRLAFAVAVNVYPEVLIVDEALAVGDVVFQHRCMRRMRALMDSGVTTLFVSHDSGAVKTLCNSAVMLHEGRIYTTGSPNAVIIEYMKLVTREELGLLNDTEQPTPLESHGAFDMSDRISSDPPEFTRSIANRNGNNGKPHRRGNRKALIQDVKILNSLGEYSRDNLVFNFNEEVTLLIDLAVYEPLQGCIVGFFVCDKNGNEIIGSNTWEENLQIGKLSPGEKLTVQFKFKLPLRPVSYSVTVAGSEDYTSVTFDWIDNALVFQVLPPDTGKNIHALVDLPMSVEVSRNFSNVSAVQV
- a CDS encoding glycosyltransferase, coding for MNLSHKNYPAAENITIESLDDNHSLKKIYYLVGENKRVIDFGCATGYLARLLQQQGCEVTGVEINPEAAKIAEHYCKQVVVADLDIVHLAEILPPQSFDVAIFGDVLEHLRDPWRVLKETQHLLSSDGFVVASIPNIAHGSIRLALLQGKFEYTELGILDNTHLRFFTKKTVEDLFEKTGYVIDVLERTKLPIFADTPLIPQLNKADFSSELIQKLEQEAETETLQFILRAYPGDHKSRYTELSEQYSQLVVQLGLTQAQLHHMQVELENSQSQIQHIQVELESSQSQLEQAQSEVEHFQIQLETSQWQIEQLQAESAHARSQLQQKHEELEHSQLQLAQIKTELEHSQSQLKQTQADLVRSRSLINAMESSKFWRLRNLWFGFKQLMRTDRLPTMQKSITPAPVNSTESDFHLNLKEIKFNAAPKTLNGCFDSIDGVNPTAIEVPKTTPVIARGWAILPDEKKTADCVIITYGKNRQLVAVALVNSERPDVAQAFSNPAYQKSGWSATLNLTDFPGGKIQLQAWAYNAARHEATLLSFASAKVKPMSLLSRLKHYYAVLRVKGTRYALSQAAKKIYYKLDTSPATVEVGTIAAPHQEQYARWLSKNFPREADLKKMAETVEIFPYKPIISVIMPVFNPPEQFLRAAIASVLEQIYPYWELCIADDASTKPYVKSVLEEYARQDPRIKVVFREENGHISRASNSALELATGEFIALLDHDDCLTPDALYEMALLLNRHPQADMIYSDEDKIDQQNRLQDPFFKPDWCPDSFLSRMYTCHLGTYRRSLIEQIGGFRIGYEGSQDYDLVLRLTEKTTNIFHIPKILYHWRVHPESTAAGVASVKSYAHIAAEKAIAEALTRRHEPGRVTGIPEFPGNYSVRYEISHYKRVSIIIPTRNLGTILNKCLESIFQKSTYPNYEVIVIDNGSTEEKTLKIISQWLDRQPERFKCYPLDIPFNYSHLNNYAASKAEGDYLLFLNNDTEVVTPDWLEAMVEQAQRASIGAVGALLLYPDNSIQHAGVVLGLGGVAAHSHRHFPATTPGYVCQVKTINNYSAITGACLMCRREVFAEIGGFDETLAVAYNDIDLCLKMSNLGYKNVYLPHVVLYHYESKSRGYEDTPEKMARLRKEADYLLSKWRKFIDNDPCYSPNLTRDREDYGINV
- a CDS encoding glycosyltransferase, whose amino-acid sequence is MKVALVFITKNEEAGLIATLPKVDLSIFDEVYAIDGHSKDKTCEVFSYYGIPVFQQSIPGLGGATLAARVHCKSDAMVFFHPDGNENPKDLSKFIEALDIGYELVIASRMIAGSYNEDDDKVFKFRKWANLGFAFIANTAFGSRKCRVTDVVQGFRAITCEAFDRLRLDKTDCTIDYQMVIRALKARLKISEFPTIEGMRVAGNTNFASIPTGIAEVKMLLREFQIGNSFLRQTNFNDLKSSSQESNSTTSSSLTK
- a CDS encoding class I SAM-dependent methyltransferase — protein: MKLKVVNSSVSTLARKLNFLLSNRKLPSDTANVDKDLRRQIATKYLTGTGIEIGALHSPLPVPNTVEVHYVDRITVDQLRQQYPELAAYNLVEPDIIDDGEKLTSIPDASLDFVIANHVIEHCQNPIFSLENWLRVLKPGGVIYMAVPDKRYTFDCDRPITPLEHIIRDYEEGGSWSEKLHYEEWARLVEKAADSDITTRAKNLLNINYSIHFHVWTQIEFLELLLYCRNSLSLPIELELLQKNQMEFIVIIRKSSE